From the genome of Leptospira licerasiae serovar Varillal str. VAR 010, one region includes:
- a CDS encoding alpha/beta hydrolase, with protein MFRSVFFLFSSFLLTLSCGPSISEHLEKRTNSQYSTTHGIEVFFNTSRAVNPGTQVACSNSYFLNFGNMGTQSGSCLVNVPADREIGSLPFGLGNKEKSFQFLEHRVSIQGKTKEELEKLWWKRIEEDPFEEVIVFVHGFNVNFEEAILRAAQLKYDLKFPGKVALYTWPAGGDGSMLGTFFLKNTYEKNLVSARSSRDSFKHFLKRMASTNKKIHLLVHSMGHQVVLNSVSELSKEWGDKPFLKELVLNAPDYDTGEFILILDSLLKSSERITLYCSPGDSALFASAQIHQTGRLGACSKFPGVDVVNVNPIDSSLLSLGHGYYSSRPILTDLYQLFLGLGAEKRLFIRKSYGNENYILRN; from the coding sequence ATGTTTCGATCTGTATTTTTTCTTTTCTCAAGTTTTCTTCTTACCTTAAGTTGTGGGCCTTCCATTTCCGAGCACTTGGAAAAAAGGACCAATTCCCAATATTCCACCACTCATGGGATCGAAGTATTTTTTAATACTTCCAGAGCGGTAAATCCCGGCACACAAGTCGCATGTTCTAATTCTTATTTCCTGAATTTCGGGAATATGGGAACTCAATCCGGCTCCTGCTTGGTAAATGTTCCGGCAGATAGAGAGATAGGTTCCCTGCCCTTCGGACTCGGAAATAAAGAAAAATCATTTCAATTCTTAGAACATAGAGTCTCTATCCAAGGCAAAACCAAAGAAGAACTGGAAAAACTTTGGTGGAAAAGGATAGAAGAAGACCCTTTCGAAGAAGTGATCGTATTCGTTCACGGATTTAACGTAAATTTCGAAGAGGCCATACTAAGAGCGGCTCAACTCAAATACGATCTGAAATTTCCAGGCAAGGTAGCTTTATATACTTGGCCTGCGGGAGGAGACGGCTCCATGCTTGGGACCTTCTTCCTTAAAAACACTTATGAAAAAAATTTAGTCTCCGCCAGAAGTAGCAGGGATTCTTTCAAACATTTCCTGAAAAGAATGGCTTCCACTAATAAGAAAATCCATCTATTAGTACATTCGATGGGACACCAGGTAGTTTTGAATTCAGTTTCGGAACTTTCCAAAGAATGGGGAGATAAACCTTTTCTGAAAGAATTGGTCCTGAACGCTCCCGATTATGATACGGGTGAGTTTATACTCATACTAGACAGCTTATTAAAATCTTCGGAAAGGATCACATTGTATTGTTCTCCCGGAGACTCCGCATTGTTCGCCTCCGCGCAGATCCACCAGACAGGAAGACTAGGCGCCTGTTCCAAATTTCCAGGTGTGGATGTGGTTAATGTGAATCCGATAGACTCTTCTTTATTGTCATTGGGTCACGGATACTATTCTTCCCGACCGATCCTTACGGATCTATACCAACTGTTTTTGGGTTTGGGAGCGGAGAAGAGACTATTCATCCGTAAGTCGTACGGAAACGAAAACTATATTCTCCGAAATTAA
- a CDS encoding crotonase/enoyl-CoA hydratase family protein, with product MKTNFEFFEIVEREDGVAIVFLNRPDKRNAMNWSFWRDLPDVVNEINSNQKIRSFVIAARGKSFSTGLDLDSFFQEFGSVVQGTYGDDRKKFYELILRMQKGINAVYDSPKPSVAAVQKHCIGGGLDLISACDIRYATYDASISLREAKVAIVADMGSINRLPSIIGQGHTRELAYTGKDIDGEEALRMGLVSKLFKDQDQLLEGAIATASEIAANPRIVVEGTKEVMNFSEGKPLAVGLNYVAVWNSSFMDSRDFREAMKAFKERKRPEYNKD from the coding sequence ATGAAGACAAACTTTGAATTCTTTGAAATCGTCGAGAGAGAAGACGGAGTAGCCATCGTCTTCTTAAACCGTCCCGACAAAAGAAACGCGATGAACTGGAGTTTCTGGAGAGATCTTCCGGATGTCGTAAACGAAATTAACTCCAATCAAAAAATCAGATCATTCGTAATTGCCGCAAGGGGGAAATCATTCTCCACAGGTCTGGACTTGGACTCATTCTTCCAAGAATTCGGATCCGTAGTACAAGGAACTTACGGAGATGATCGTAAAAAATTCTACGAACTAATCCTCAGAATGCAGAAAGGTATCAATGCAGTCTATGATTCTCCTAAACCTTCCGTTGCCGCAGTCCAAAAACATTGTATTGGCGGTGGGCTAGACCTGATCTCGGCATGCGATATTCGTTATGCAACTTACGATGCAAGTATTTCCCTTAGGGAAGCAAAAGTAGCGATCGTGGCGGACATGGGTTCTATCAATAGACTTCCCTCTATTATCGGACAAGGGCACACGAGAGAACTTGCCTACACCGGTAAGGACATAGACGGAGAAGAAGCTCTCAGAATGGGACTAGTTTCTAAATTGTTCAAAGACCAGGACCAACTTTTGGAAGGTGCAATCGCTACCGCTTCCGAGATTGCCGCCAATCCGAGGATAGTGGTAGAAGGTACTAAAGAAGTAATGAACTTCTCCGAAGGAAAACCTTTAGCTGTCGGTTTGAACTATGTCGCGGTTTGGAACTCCAGTTTTATGGATTCCAGGGATTTTAGAGAAGCAATGAAAGCCTTTAAAGAGAGAAAAAGGCCGGAATATAATAAGGACTAA
- a CDS encoding penicillin-binding protein 1A has protein sequence MKHEPVDFFTRYFVVLFRDRIQSRLDSSDPVRKLLYLVLGLIFLNGFLFVFSIKDIWQVPKADRYEKPSLLFGLNSDGKYEPIAEFYRFSRVVITDEDLPGGFEENKVIRCFVSTEDNNFRSHKGLDLRGIFRATMVNLLAGRVKEGASTITQQVARLKFLNTERSFLRKAREAWLALLLELVFDKKTLIGIYLNEIPLGHGTIGVGAAAKFYFRKDIKDLSWGEAALLASLTTRPKEFSPLVNPNTSASKVRVVFKKLVENGILDVETAEREFEAFSEYYITLNRSPNDSAFSDRLNKFPYFTEYVRKNLARYIPSQQIYEGGLKIYTTLNIQHQTQAEKALSAGLKQQTQLSNQRAFTKIDSFEDTYGSTYKLLAELHDLPEFKFKISRSYRTFNRAWQEEFRDDLSVLNLISGTEGLGEAIDWNYRTQATEDHLLPVEGALISIRPDTGYITAMVGGSGFRSDNQQIRAFQAYRQPGSAFKPLVYASAMEYYHEHPDDKKNVTAASLFDDSPLQYVLEDGDEWNPSNYSGEYSGFIRLRQALELSRNSVAVRLLEHTGLNNLLPRLEKLLQVENRNLPRDFSIALGSFEVSPYELARAYAVFASGGKQVFPLSVLYVEDEQGNLIKDFRKEFESKERKRLLSPETSYVITSMMEDVIKKGTGTGARSYGLTRPAAGKTGTTNNFRDAWFAGYTPELVAVVWVGYDTGTLSLGRGMSGAVVAAPIWGRFMANALVKEKSKSFDFGDAKIVRRTICSISGKLPGSHCYQTEEEVFDKDTVPKEVCEDHRGMSEPDPTPTHTTDPGTTKKKKPNLFEGDEDVIR, from the coding sequence ATGAAACACGAACCCGTAGATTTTTTCACAAGATATTTCGTAGTACTTTTCAGGGACAGGATCCAGTCCCGTTTGGATTCTTCCGACCCTGTCCGCAAACTTTTGTATCTTGTTTTGGGACTTATATTCTTAAACGGATTTTTATTCGTATTCTCCATCAAAGATATTTGGCAGGTCCCTAAGGCGGATCGTTACGAAAAACCTTCTCTACTCTTCGGGCTCAACTCGGATGGAAAATACGAACCTATCGCGGAGTTTTATAGATTTTCCAGAGTGGTAATCACCGACGAAGATCTTCCGGGTGGTTTCGAAGAGAATAAGGTCATTCGTTGTTTTGTCTCTACGGAAGATAATAATTTCAGATCCCATAAAGGATTAGATCTTCGCGGGATTTTCAGGGCCACGATGGTCAACCTTCTTGCAGGAAGAGTGAAAGAAGGTGCTTCCACAATCACTCAACAAGTCGCAAGATTAAAATTCTTAAACACGGAAAGATCCTTTTTACGTAAGGCGAGAGAAGCTTGGCTTGCACTTCTTCTTGAATTGGTATTCGATAAGAAGACCCTAATAGGAATTTATTTAAACGAGATCCCTCTCGGTCATGGCACCATTGGTGTAGGTGCGGCGGCAAAGTTCTATTTTAGAAAAGATATCAAGGACCTAAGCTGGGGAGAAGCTGCACTACTTGCCAGTTTGACCACAAGACCCAAGGAATTTTCTCCTTTAGTAAATCCGAATACATCCGCGTCTAAGGTCCGAGTCGTTTTTAAAAAACTGGTGGAAAACGGGATCTTGGATGTGGAGACCGCAGAAAGAGAATTCGAGGCATTTTCCGAATATTATATAACCTTAAATCGTTCGCCTAACGATTCTGCATTCTCGGATCGTCTCAACAAATTCCCTTATTTTACGGAATATGTGCGTAAAAACCTGGCCCGTTATATACCGTCCCAACAGATCTACGAGGGCGGTCTAAAGATCTATACCACCCTGAACATACAACACCAAACCCAGGCAGAAAAGGCATTATCCGCAGGTCTGAAACAACAAACCCAATTATCAAATCAAAGGGCCTTTACTAAGATCGACTCTTTCGAAGATACCTACGGTTCTACTTATAAACTTTTGGCAGAATTACACGATCTTCCTGAATTTAAATTTAAGATCTCCCGTTCGTATAGGACTTTCAACAGGGCCTGGCAGGAAGAATTCAGGGACGATCTATCCGTTCTAAATTTGATTTCAGGCACGGAAGGCTTGGGAGAAGCGATCGATTGGAACTATAGGACCCAGGCCACAGAAGACCATTTACTTCCTGTAGAAGGTGCGTTAATCTCCATTCGTCCGGATACGGGTTACATCACCGCGATGGTAGGAGGTTCTGGATTTAGATCGGATAACCAGCAGATCCGTGCCTTCCAAGCGTATAGACAACCAGGTTCCGCATTCAAGCCGTTAGTATATGCTTCCGCGATGGAATACTATCATGAACATCCGGACGATAAGAAGAACGTTACCGCTGCTTCTCTATTCGATGATTCTCCTTTACAATACGTTTTGGAAGACGGAGATGAATGGAACCCAAGCAATTATTCGGGAGAATATTCCGGATTCATTCGATTAAGACAAGCCTTGGAGCTTTCCAGGAACAGTGTTGCTGTGCGACTCTTAGAGCATACTGGTCTGAATAATCTTTTACCGAGACTAGAAAAACTTTTACAGGTAGAGAATAGAAATCTACCTAGAGACTTTTCAATCGCATTAGGAAGTTTTGAAGTTTCTCCTTATGAACTCGCACGAGCATACGCAGTATTTGCTTCCGGAGGAAAACAAGTCTTTCCTCTTAGCGTTTTATATGTGGAAGACGAACAAGGAAATCTGATCAAAGATTTCAGAAAAGAATTCGAATCCAAAGAAAGAAAAAGATTACTCTCTCCGGAAACAAGCTACGTCATCACTTCCATGATGGAAGATGTGATCAAAAAAGGTACCGGAACCGGAGCAAGATCTTACGGACTCACCCGTCCTGCCGCAGGAAAAACAGGAACCACAAATAATTTTAGGGATGCTTGGTTTGCAGGTTATACCCCCGAACTTGTAGCGGTCGTTTGGGTGGGATACGATACAGGAACACTTTCGCTCGGCAGAGGAATGTCGGGTGCAGTTGTAGCCGCTCCCATCTGGGGAAGATTTATGGCAAACGCACTCGTTAAAGAAAAATCCAAATCATTCGATTTCGGAGACGCAAAAATTGTGCGTAGAACCATCTGCTCCATCTCCGGAAAACTTCCAGGCAGCCATTGTTACCAGACAGAAGAAGAAGTTTTCGACAAAGATACTGTCCCTAAAGAAGTCTGCGAAGACCATAGAGGAATGAGCGAACCGGATCCGACTCCTACCCACACCACAGACCCAGGAACAACTAAAAAGAAAAAACCGAACCTCTTCGAAGGCGACGAAGACGTAATCCGGTAG
- a CDS encoding bactofilin family protein, which yields MAIGKDNNNSVIGPGSIFEGKFYIAGSLRIDGKFEGEIKTDDALFIGETGKVRTNISAREVIVAGTLIGNIKAETEVRLEETGRLLGDIIAPALSLAKGVVAKGNITVTGGQKKDVKKIVEESFGGTRTLDNGKEE from the coding sequence ATGGCCATCGGTAAGGATAATAATAACAGCGTAATCGGCCCGGGTTCCATATTTGAGGGCAAATTCTATATCGCTGGTTCCCTACGTATCGACGGAAAATTCGAAGGGGAAATTAAAACCGACGACGCATTATTTATTGGAGAAACAGGTAAAGTCCGCACTAACATTTCCGCAAGAGAAGTGATCGTAGCAGGGACTTTGATCGGAAATATTAAGGCGGAAACAGAAGTCCGCTTAGAAGAAACTGGACGTCTCTTAGGGGATATTATCGCTCCCGCTCTTTCCCTGGCAAAAGGTGTGGTAGCAAAAGGAAATATCACCGTAACCGGCGGCCAAAAGAAAGACGTTAAAAAGATCGTGGAAGAATCTTTTGGCGGCACAAGGACCCTGGACAACGGTAAGGAAGAATAA
- a CDS encoding peptidoglycan DD-metalloendopeptidase family protein, with product MIFKKPRQLTAGKEILRTDNFTLIYLGAFHFHYSFYFRGNLYHGNLDFRRRKFRVIPLVASVIFMVLFLGIWMSPSNASMESASTEVTENDSEDLKAKKGDEKFLEESEKAKLTILMANEIKSASDKKKQLKVVTYKVKRNETLSEIATRYKVSMESIAGSSSINLEDTLYPGQILQIPNKQGLLYKFKAGDTVAKVASLYKVNLDEILEENKLDDLDILRPGQKVFLPGAVIPDPTPKWVVPVTSHVVTSNYGWRTFPQHKFHEALDLKANYEAVMAARNGKVVFSGWMGGYGNAIVIEHNDDFKTLYAHNSRLNVKRGDYVVAGKKISTSGCTGYCFGPHLHFEVIHKGKSVNPGKYLKGLSYKRGSKPNH from the coding sequence ATGATCTTCAAGAAGCCCAGGCAATTGACCGCAGGAAAAGAAATCCTCCGGACAGATAATTTCACCCTGATCTACCTGGGCGCCTTCCATTTCCATTATTCCTTTTATTTCAGAGGAAACCTGTATCACGGAAACCTGGACTTCAGAAGACGCAAATTCCGCGTTATCCCTCTTGTAGCATCAGTCATCTTTATGGTCCTATTTTTAGGGATTTGGATGAGTCCGTCTAACGCTTCTATGGAATCCGCATCTACAGAAGTGACAGAGAACGATTCAGAAGACTTAAAAGCCAAAAAAGGCGACGAAAAATTCTTAGAAGAATCCGAAAAGGCAAAACTCACCATCTTGATGGCGAACGAGATCAAGAGCGCTTCCGACAAAAAGAAACAACTCAAAGTAGTTACTTACAAAGTTAAAAGGAACGAAACACTTTCGGAGATCGCAACCCGTTATAAGGTCTCCATGGAATCCATCGCGGGTTCTTCCAGTATCAATCTGGAGGATACTCTATATCCGGGACAAATATTACAAATCCCGAATAAACAAGGTCTATTATATAAGTTCAAGGCGGGAGATACTGTCGCCAAAGTAGCTTCTCTTTACAAAGTAAACTTGGATGAAATTTTAGAAGAGAATAAACTGGACGATCTAGACATTCTTCGTCCAGGTCAAAAAGTTTTCCTTCCGGGTGCTGTGATCCCGGACCCAACTCCTAAATGGGTAGTTCCTGTAACTTCTCATGTGGTCACTTCCAATTATGGATGGAGGACTTTCCCTCAACATAAATTCCACGAGGCTTTGGATTTAAAAGCGAACTACGAAGCGGTGATGGCCGCTCGTAACGGTAAGGTAGTTTTCTCCGGATGGATGGGCGGTTATGGAAACGCGATCGTGATCGAACATAACGACGATTTCAAAACATTATACGCTCATAATTCCAGACTGAACGTAAAACGTGGAGACTATGTGGTTGCGGGTAAAAAGATCTCAACCTCCGGATGTACAGGTTATTGTTTCGGTCCTCACCTACATTTCGAGGTGATCCACAAAGGGAAATCGGTAAACCCCGGAAAATATCTAAAAGGTCTCAGCTATAAAAGAGGCTCCAAACCGAACCATTAA
- a CDS encoding tetratricopeptide repeat protein: MGFRELIISAIHRERQREFTKAFNLYKESLNFTQNPKTILKVKNRQAWCQYYIGNTRETLNLFQELQDRFSTHPESRLYYANYLIKVHNYKSAKKILTTAIEIFPDQLELYLTLASLLKDTDRSNEAIQVLKQALSQEKLSRGRGIKRKDIWSELGYLYYQRGDYNSALASLKTAMRMDEEETFLHYDMIAQCYLKVSDHKNALKFIDLYIKYFGESDADILVVKARAHAQLQESHLACASLLQAYSMENGLKLSAEDMVDFGPLLQTGFFDTLENVEIDEA, from the coding sequence GTGGGTTTTAGGGAACTGATCATAAGCGCCATCCATAGGGAAAGGCAGAGAGAATTTACTAAGGCGTTCAACCTATACAAGGAATCCCTGAATTTTACCCAAAATCCCAAAACCATCCTCAAGGTGAAAAATCGCCAAGCCTGGTGCCAATATTATATTGGGAATACCAGGGAAACTCTTAATCTTTTTCAGGAATTGCAGGATCGTTTTTCCACTCATCCGGAAAGCAGACTATACTATGCGAATTACCTCATTAAGGTTCACAATTATAAATCAGCGAAAAAGATACTCACGACTGCAATCGAGATCTTTCCGGACCAATTGGAATTATATCTGACTCTTGCCAGTTTGTTAAAAGATACGGATAGGTCCAACGAGGCAATCCAAGTTTTAAAACAAGCTCTGTCCCAGGAAAAACTTTCCAGAGGAAGAGGGATCAAACGAAAAGATATTTGGTCCGAGCTTGGATATCTGTATTATCAAAGGGGCGATTATAACTCGGCATTAGCTTCTTTAAAAACGGCCATGAGAATGGACGAAGAAGAGACCTTTCTTCACTATGATATGATCGCCCAATGTTATCTGAAAGTTTCCGATCATAAAAACGCGCTTAAGTTTATAGATCTATACATCAAATATTTCGGAGAATCGGACGCGGACATACTCGTAGTAAAAGCGAGGGCCCACGCCCAGTTGCAGGAAAGTCACTTAGCATGCGCTTCCCTTCTCCAGGCCTACTCTATGGAAAACGGTCTTAAACTTTCCGCAGAGGATATGGTGGATTTCGGTCCGCTTTTGCAGACCGGTTTTTTTGATACATTAGAAAATGTTGAAATAGACGAAGCTTAG
- a CDS encoding helix-turn-helix domain-containing protein — MIGCSPQGLTQLQNLEWHTNLVPDTLRVRRMDAGNWIRISIQNDSDIEAKKWIVFFSTNIMKLESCFYDSEGKYEQNIYTHPKEIDFSEISHAGFPHFPIRLNPRETRTFYYFLDSSEDMTYANFPVKLLDTTSFHQLNNLYPEMVFLLSSIVLLFLFLSFGYWLKTRQILFPILSLFAFVLSISFFVLHVTPLSLLIDWQEREFKFPYFLFQTVSYLILFAFLHYVKRLWEPVLAIRKRFLLASAFGLIFLFVPISKSIFEYRIIVLGLATGLSTYYFLKSHKLLFQFRNPVTIVYLACWAIFLILNLAKNLYHFDFYPYNTLSIFSFVLFTPFHFIIVGYCLYTMSKRNFFIDSSQRNSVRKSTLGSLEIGGLVDRIHRMLEEDKVYLRSPLREEILARELGIGLHQFSEIINVEFKTNFPSLINQYRIATAKRLLIEFPKMSIAEVRVRSGFSSKSAFNLEFKKVMGMSPNQFRGKIRTSVLVSKESSQRE, encoded by the coding sequence GTGATCGGATGTTCTCCCCAAGGACTTACTCAATTACAGAACTTGGAATGGCATACCAACTTAGTTCCTGACACTTTGCGCGTTCGTCGTATGGATGCCGGGAATTGGATTAGGATTTCCATTCAAAACGATTCAGATATTGAGGCAAAGAAGTGGATTGTGTTCTTCTCAACGAATATCATGAAGCTGGAATCCTGCTTTTATGATTCGGAAGGAAAGTATGAACAGAATATTTATACGCATCCGAAAGAGATCGATTTTTCCGAAATTTCTCATGCCGGATTTCCTCATTTCCCGATTCGTTTGAACCCCCGAGAGACTAGGACCTTTTATTACTTTTTGGATTCCAGCGAGGATATGACATACGCGAATTTCCCCGTAAAACTACTGGATACGACTTCCTTTCACCAATTGAACAATTTGTATCCTGAGATGGTTTTCCTACTTTCGAGTATAGTATTACTTTTTCTTTTTCTTTCTTTTGGCTATTGGTTGAAAACTCGACAGATATTGTTCCCGATATTATCCTTATTCGCGTTCGTATTATCGATTTCCTTTTTCGTTTTGCATGTAACTCCTCTCTCTTTATTGATCGATTGGCAGGAAAGGGAGTTTAAATTTCCCTACTTCCTATTTCAGACAGTATCGTATCTTATTCTTTTTGCGTTCCTGCACTACGTTAAAAGATTGTGGGAACCTGTGCTTGCAATACGGAAACGATTCCTATTGGCTTCGGCTTTCGGTTTAATTTTCTTATTTGTACCGATCTCCAAATCGATTTTCGAGTATCGGATCATAGTGTTGGGGTTAGCGACTGGATTAAGCACATATTACTTTTTGAAATCTCACAAATTGCTTTTTCAGTTCCGAAATCCGGTAACTATCGTTTACCTAGCTTGCTGGGCGATATTTTTGATCTTGAATCTTGCCAAAAATCTGTACCATTTCGATTTTTATCCTTATAACACTCTTTCAATTTTCTCATTTGTTTTATTTACGCCGTTCCATTTTATAATTGTCGGATACTGCTTATATACCATGTCTAAACGGAACTTTTTTATCGATTCGTCCCAAAGGAACTCCGTCAGAAAAAGTACATTAGGATCTTTGGAAATCGGCGGTCTTGTGGATCGGATCCATAGAATGTTGGAAGAAGATAAGGTTTATCTTAGAAGTCCTTTACGAGAGGAAATACTCGCTCGAGAATTAGGGATCGGTTTACATCAATTTTCGGAGATTATCAACGTAGAGTTCAAAACCAATTTTCCGTCGTTGATCAATCAATATAGAATCGCGACTGCAAAAAGACTATTGATTGAATTCCCTAAAATGAGTATAGCCGAGGTTCGAGTTCGATCCGGATTTAGTTCAAAATCTGCCTTCAATCTGGAGTTTAAGAAGGTGATGGGCATGAGCCCCAACCAATTTCGAGGGAAAATAAGGACTTCCGTGCTCGTTTCAAAGGAGTCGAGTCAACGGGAATAG
- a CDS encoding histidine kinase dimerization/phosphoacceptor domain -containing protein, producing the protein MLTKPKILVVEDEIIVAVNLGQKLKKLGYDLVGITSSGEEAIQKAEENHPDLVLMDINIEGNLDGIQTAELLRNRFQTPVIYLTAYADENTLNRAKRTQPLGYIVKPFESDQLRSSIEVALYKNELEHRNRKNEESLKSTLNQMESGIITTDENGLVLFCNPVAEKIAGLSYAESIGLSLTKILRLEDSNSSAYALPLSDVLTSHQTIEKNGIFAIDGIGNKTAVSIQISPILNTEGKSSGSITVLRLGESDNTNQSYLKEIHHRIKNNLTVISSLLSMNASNLKDQETLDIFKDSQHRIQAVALLHEVLYENHDLSSISFDLYVRKLTDLLFEVHKVDRSKFKLILDIQTPKIPSEMGMNCALIINELLTNSFKHGFKGKESGSILIRFSLNDERYFLEVKDDGVGLSDAAPQTRNSGSLGLSLVDSFVKLLRGKLQLENENGCKATLSFPARHET; encoded by the coding sequence ATGCTCACGAAACCTAAGATCCTAGTTGTCGAAGATGAGATCATAGTCGCAGTCAACTTGGGGCAAAAACTTAAAAAATTAGGTTACGATCTTGTGGGCATCACATCCTCCGGAGAGGAGGCCATCCAAAAGGCAGAGGAGAATCACCCTGACCTGGTCCTAATGGACATCAATATCGAAGGGAATCTGGACGGGATCCAAACTGCGGAACTCCTCCGAAACAGATTTCAAACGCCCGTTATTTATCTTACTGCATACGCGGATGAGAACACTCTTAATAGAGCCAAAAGGACTCAACCTCTAGGTTATATTGTCAAACCGTTCGAGTCCGACCAACTCCGCTCTTCCATCGAAGTGGCTTTGTATAAGAACGAGTTGGAACATAGAAACCGCAAAAACGAAGAATCCTTAAAATCCACCTTGAATCAAATGGAATCCGGGATCATCACCACAGATGAGAACGGTCTAGTATTATTCTGCAATCCTGTTGCGGAAAAGATCGCTGGCCTAAGCTACGCAGAATCCATCGGACTTTCCTTAACAAAGATCTTAAGATTAGAAGATTCCAATTCATCCGCATATGCTCTTCCGCTTTCGGATGTGCTAACTTCTCATCAAACAATTGAGAAAAATGGAATATTCGCGATCGACGGTATCGGAAATAAAACTGCGGTTTCTATCCAGATCTCCCCAATCTTAAACACCGAAGGCAAATCCAGCGGAAGTATCACAGTTCTTCGTTTGGGAGAATCGGATAATACCAACCAGTCCTATCTGAAAGAGATCCATCATAGGATCAAAAATAATCTTACAGTTATTTCATCCTTGCTGAGTATGAACGCCTCCAATTTGAAGGACCAAGAAACCTTGGATATTTTCAAGGACAGTCAGCATAGGATTCAGGCAGTCGCACTTCTGCACGAAGTGCTTTATGAAAATCATGACCTATCTTCCATCAGTTTCGATCTGTATGTTCGTAAACTTACCGACCTTTTGTTCGAGGTCCATAAGGTGGATCGTTCCAAATTCAAATTAATATTGGATATCCAAACCCCCAAGATCCCAAGCGAAATGGGAATGAACTGCGCGTTGATCATTAACGAACTTCTTACCAACTCGTTCAAACATGGATTCAAAGGTAAAGAAAGCGGTTCTATATTAATCCGTTTTAGTTTGAACGACGAACGGTATTTCTTAGAGGTCAAAGACGACGGCGTAGGTTTGTCCGATGCGGCGCCTCAAACACGCAATTCGGGCTCTTTGGGACTTTCTTTGGTGGATTCTTTTGTCAAACTTCTCAGGGGAAAACTTCAATTAGAGAACGAAAACGGCTGCAAGGCAACCCTAAGTTTCCCTGCAAGGCACGAGACCTAA